In a genomic window of Pseudomonas oryzihabitans:
- the flgH gene encoding flagellar basal body L-ring protein FlgH, with translation MKPLFAVAPLLGALVLAGCVAPAAKPDDPYYAPVLPRTPVPAAQNNGAIFQSGFEQNLYTDRKAFRVGDIITVTLQEKTQASKNASSDVAKNSKTTLGLTSLFGAKPKIPNPLADGDLSLDAGFSGNRSNTGKSTAAQGNSLSGSLTVTIAEVLPNGILVVRGEKWLTLNTGNELMRIQGMVRADDIATDNTVSSTRVADARITYSGTGAFADASQPGWLSQFFSSPLMPF, from the coding sequence ATGAAACCTCTGTTCGCCGTCGCCCCGCTTCTTGGAGCGCTCGTACTCGCAGGATGCGTAGCCCCGGCCGCCAAGCCGGACGATCCCTACTACGCGCCGGTCCTGCCGCGTACACCGGTGCCGGCGGCGCAGAACAACGGTGCGATCTTCCAGTCGGGGTTCGAGCAGAATCTCTATACCGACCGCAAGGCCTTCCGCGTGGGCGACATCATCACTGTTACCCTGCAGGAGAAGACCCAGGCCAGCAAGAACGCCAGCTCCGATGTCGCCAAGAACAGCAAGACGACTCTCGGGCTGACCTCGCTGTTCGGCGCCAAGCCGAAGATCCCTAATCCGCTGGCTGATGGCGACCTCAGCCTGGACGCTGGCTTCTCCGGCAACCGCTCCAATACCGGCAAGTCCACGGCGGCCCAGGGCAATAGTCTGTCCGGTTCGCTGACCGTGACCATCGCCGAGGTGTTGCCCAACGGCATCCTGGTGGTCCGCGGTGAGAAGTGGCTGACGCTGAATACCGGCAACGAGTTGATGCGCATCCAGGGCATGGTCCGTGCCGACGACATCGCCACTGACAATACCGTCTCGTCCACCCGCGTGGCCGATGCGCGGATCACCTATTCGGGGACCGGTGCCTTCGCCGACGCCAGCCAGCCCGGCTGGTTGAGCCAGTTCTTCAGCAGCCCGCTGATGCCGTTCTAA
- a CDS encoding flagellar basal body rod protein FlgF: MDKLLYVAMTGASQNEMAQRAHANNLANVSTSGFRKDLEQARSMQVFGETMPSRVYSMSERPATDFTPGALQETGRDLDVAIQGPGFVAVQDPSGKEAYIRTSSLQIDPLGMLRTGNGLPVLGNGGPIAVPPASKVEIGQDGSITIRGMGQAPNALAQVDRIKLVNPDTKQMEKGLDGLLHMKQGQAAPPADANVSLVSGFVESSNVNAAEEMTSILSLSRQFELQVKMMRSAEDNDAAMAKVLQFS, from the coding sequence ATGGACAAGCTGCTGTACGTCGCCATGACCGGCGCCAGCCAGAACGAGATGGCCCAGCGCGCCCACGCCAACAACCTGGCCAACGTCTCGACGTCGGGCTTTCGCAAGGATCTCGAGCAGGCGCGCTCGATGCAGGTGTTCGGCGAGACGATGCCCTCGCGCGTCTATTCCATGAGCGAGCGACCGGCGACGGACTTCACCCCCGGCGCGCTGCAGGAGACCGGGCGTGACCTGGATGTGGCCATCCAGGGGCCGGGCTTCGTTGCCGTCCAGGACCCTTCCGGTAAGGAAGCCTATATCCGTACCTCCAGCCTGCAGATTGACCCCCTGGGTATGTTGCGCACCGGCAATGGTTTGCCGGTGCTCGGCAATGGCGGTCCGATCGCCGTGCCGCCTGCGTCCAAGGTGGAGATCGGCCAGGACGGCAGCATCACCATACGCGGCATGGGCCAGGCGCCCAATGCGCTGGCGCAGGTCGACCGCATCAAGCTGGTCAATCCCGATACCAAGCAGATGGAGAAGGGGCTCGATGGCCTGCTGCACATGAAGCAGGGGCAAGCCGCCCCGCCGGCGGATGCCAACGTTTCCCTGGTCTCCGGCTTCGTCGAGTCGAGCAACGTCAATGCGGCTGAAGAGATGACCTCGATCCTGTCCCTGTCTCGCCAGTTCGAGCTGCAGGTGAAGATGATGCGCAGCGCGGAAGACAACGACGCGGCGATGGCAAAGGTTTTGCAATTCTCCTGA
- the flgB gene encoding flagellar basal body rod protein FlgB — MSISFDKALGLHEKALNFRSQRAEVLGNNIANADTPGYKARDLDFSAVLAEQAAKGASGATHHYELETTNSRHIHAEGFDMGMGDAALKYRIPSQPSVDQNTVDAQVEQANYAENAMNFQASFTLLNSKFKGLMSALRGE, encoded by the coding sequence ATGAGCATCAGTTTCGATAAGGCACTCGGGTTGCACGAAAAGGCGCTGAACTTCCGTTCGCAGCGTGCCGAGGTGTTGGGCAACAACATCGCCAACGCTGATACCCCCGGCTACAAGGCGCGGGATCTGGATTTCAGCGCGGTGCTGGCCGAGCAGGCGGCCAAGGGCGCCTCTGGTGCCACGCATCACTATGAGTTGGAAACCACCAACAGCCGGCACATTCATGCCGAGGGCTTCGACATGGGCATGGGCGATGCGGCGCTCAAGTACCGTATCCCTAGCCAGCCGTCGGTGGACCAGAACACCGTGGATGCTCAGGTGGAGCAGGCGAACTATGCCGAGAACGCCATGAATTTCCAGGCCAGCTTCACCCTGCTCAATAGCAAGTTCAAGGGCCTGATGTCGGCCCTGCGCGGAGAATAG
- the cheR gene encoding protein-glutamate O-methyltransferase CheR, which produces MSAVNADFVLFRDFLEKSSGILLGDNKQYLVSSRLNKLMETEGIKTLSELVQRIQTQPRGGLRERVIDAMTTNETLWFRDTYPFEVLKNRLLPELTKNTFGQRLRVWSAACSSGQEPYSLSMTMDEFERSALGQGRGGMQIVATDLSGAILTAAKSGEYDSLAIGRGLSQERLQRYFDVLQPGRWAVKPAIRSRIEFRALNLLDSYASLGKFDMVFCRNVLIYFSAEVKKDILTRIHATLKPGGYLFLGASEALNGLPDLYQMVQCNPGIIYKAK; this is translated from the coding sequence GTGTCAGCAGTCAACGCGGATTTTGTGCTTTTTCGCGATTTCCTCGAGAAGTCCAGCGGGATTCTGCTCGGTGACAATAAGCAGTACCTCGTCTCCAGTCGGCTGAACAAGCTCATGGAGACCGAGGGGATCAAGACCTTGTCGGAGTTGGTACAGCGCATCCAGACGCAGCCCCGGGGCGGTTTGCGGGAGAGGGTGATCGATGCGATGACGACCAACGAAACCCTCTGGTTTCGTGATACCTATCCCTTCGAGGTGCTCAAGAATCGCCTGCTGCCGGAGTTGACCAAGAACACCTTCGGCCAGCGCCTGCGGGTATGGTCGGCCGCTTGTTCGTCAGGCCAGGAGCCTTACTCGTTGTCCATGACCATGGACGAATTCGAGCGTAGCGCCCTGGGACAAGGGCGGGGCGGCATGCAGATCGTGGCGACCGATCTGTCTGGTGCCATTCTCACCGCGGCGAAGTCGGGCGAATACGATTCGCTGGCGATTGGTCGCGGGCTATCCCAAGAGCGTCTGCAGCGTTATTTCGACGTACTCCAGCCGGGGCGCTGGGCCGTCAAGCCGGCGATCCGCAGCCGGATCGAATTCCGCGCGCTGAACCTCCTGGACAGCTACGCCAGCCTCGGTAAGTTCGATATGGTGTTCTGCCGCAACGTACTGATCTATTTCTCCGCCGAGGTGAAGAAAGACATCCTCACGCGGATCCATGCCACCCTCAAGCCCGGTGGTTATCTCTTTCTGGGCGCGTCCGAGGCGCTCAACGGTTTACCGGATCTCTATCAGATGGTGCAGTGCAATCCAGGCATCATCTACAAGGCCAAGTAA
- the flgK gene encoding flagellar hook-associated protein FlgK, with protein sequence MADLLSIGLSGLRTTQNALTTTGHNIANVNTAGYSRQEAIQQTNIAQFNGSGYIGSGSQTVDVRRLASDFLTSQVRTANSQNSELQSFKAQISQLDGLLSNSTTGITPAMQKFFATLQTASQDPSSIPAREAVLAQAQGLAKSFNTLYDQIDKQNGQINDQLSALTGQINALAKTVGSLNDAIARSKAAGAAPNDLIDAREQAIKQLSGMVGLQVVSQDDGALNLFVGTGQPLVVGNSVSTMTAKPGADDPSRFQVVLTSGATEQNISNQIKGGEMGGLLSYRDTALDHAYNSLGQLSLTLADTVNKQLGQGLDLSGNAGSALFGNINDTLSIGLRVMGRSTNTGSANATLSITDTSKLNPSDYRLDFNGTGFTARRVSDNAALTVNQSGTDPVTLTLTDANGNDQGFKVQFTAAELAKAKAGDVFSLQPTRRGASQLKVDLAQASQLGFAGTAKASTTTNNRGTGAITQPSLTTTVSPVNTADFGRLFGTNGLKLSYDATSKTLTGTLPTGATLSYVSPTTGSLTSGQTNTVRLQYTDPTTNNSYSYEFNISGVPQSGDSFTLSTNSGAVSDNRNALSLVALQTKNTMGGYGTTGTTYSNAYGGLVERVGTLTAQVRVDSAASETVLKQSQDNRDSLSAVNLDEEAAKLVQFQQYYGASAQVIKIAQSLFDTLIGAFR encoded by the coding sequence ATGGCTGATCTACTTTCCATCGGTTTGTCAGGGCTGCGGACCACGCAGAACGCCTTGACCACGACCGGGCACAACATCGCCAACGTCAATACCGCGGGCTATTCGCGCCAAGAGGCCATCCAGCAGACCAACATCGCCCAGTTCAATGGCTCGGGCTACATCGGCTCGGGTTCCCAGACGGTGGACGTGCGTCGTCTTGCCAGCGATTTTCTGACCAGCCAGGTGAGAACCGCGAACAGTCAGAACAGCGAATTGCAGAGCTTCAAGGCCCAGATCTCCCAGCTCGACGGGCTGCTCTCCAATAGCACCACCGGGATTACCCCGGCGATGCAAAAGTTCTTCGCCACGCTGCAGACGGCTTCGCAAGATCCTTCTTCGATTCCAGCGCGCGAGGCAGTGCTTGCTCAAGCCCAAGGATTGGCCAAGTCATTCAATACGCTCTACGACCAGATCGACAAGCAGAACGGTCAGATCAATGATCAGCTTTCGGCGCTCACCGGACAGATCAATGCGCTAGCCAAGACCGTTGGTAGCCTGAACGACGCCATTGCGCGTTCCAAGGCGGCGGGGGCGGCACCCAACGATCTCATCGATGCTCGCGAGCAGGCCATCAAGCAACTGTCCGGCATGGTCGGGCTGCAGGTGGTCAGCCAGGACGATGGTGCGCTCAACCTGTTTGTCGGAACCGGTCAACCGCTGGTGGTAGGCAATAGCGTATCCACTATGACGGCGAAACCTGGCGCCGATGACCCGTCGCGGTTTCAGGTCGTCCTGACTTCGGGCGCGACCGAGCAAAACATCTCGAACCAGATCAAAGGTGGTGAGATGGGAGGCTTGTTGTCCTATCGCGATACCGCGTTGGACCATGCCTATAACAGTCTCGGTCAGCTATCGTTGACGCTGGCGGATACCGTCAACAAGCAACTGGGGCAAGGCCTAGACCTGTCGGGCAATGCTGGTTCGGCATTGTTCGGAAACATCAACGATACCCTGAGTATCGGTCTGCGCGTCATGGGCCGCTCCACCAACACCGGCTCGGCCAATGCCACCCTGAGTATTACCGACACGAGCAAGCTCAATCCCAGTGACTACCGGTTGGACTTCAACGGCACAGGATTCACGGCGCGCCGGGTGAGCGATAACGCGGCGCTAACCGTCAATCAGAGTGGTACCGATCCGGTTACCCTCACTCTGACGGATGCCAATGGTAACGATCAGGGCTTCAAGGTTCAGTTCACCGCAGCGGAGTTGGCCAAGGCTAAAGCCGGCGACGTTTTCAGCTTACAACCCACTCGGCGGGGTGCGTCGCAGCTCAAGGTAGATCTGGCCCAAGCCAGCCAGCTGGGTTTTGCTGGCACGGCCAAGGCCAGTACCACAACCAATAATCGTGGTACTGGTGCCATTACCCAGCCGTCACTGACCACTACGGTGTCACCCGTCAATACCGCCGATTTCGGCCGCCTGTTCGGTACCAATGGTCTCAAACTCAGCTATGACGCCACCAGCAAGACGCTGACCGGAACCCTGCCAACGGGGGCGACACTCAGCTATGTATCGCCCACGACGGGAAGCCTCACCAGCGGCCAGACCAATACCGTCCGGCTGCAGTACACCGATCCGACCACCAACAACAGCTATAGCTACGAATTCAATATCAGCGGTGTGCCTCAGTCCGGTGACAGCTTTACCCTCAGTACCAATAGCGGTGCCGTGTCCGATAACCGCAACGCCCTTAGCCTGGTGGCCCTGCAGACCAAGAACACCATGGGCGGGTACGGCACTACCGGCACCACCTACAGCAATGCCTATGGCGGCCTGGTTGAGCGGGTCGGCACCCTGACCGCCCAAGTACGGGTGGATTCTGCTGCTAGTGAAACCGTGCTCAAGCAATCCCAAGACAATCGTGACTCCCTGTCGGCGGTGAACCTGGACGAAGAGGCAGCCAAGCTCGTCCAGTTCCAGCAGTACTACGGCGCCTCGGCACAGGTCATCAAGATCGCCCAGTCGTTGTTCGACACCCTGATCGGCGCCTTCAGATAA
- the flgJ gene encoding flagellar assembly peptidoglycan hydrolase FlgJ, with protein MESRLGGNYGNVKDSGAFTDLNRLAQMKGKDRDSAENVKKVAGEFESLFLNQMLKSMRSANQALADKDSPFSSETTKQYQDMYDQQLAVSLSRDGGGIGLANVLERQLSKTTHPSARPNPFAQVGQAAPTESQLAAGRNAKLNEAGSRGLTPAATTASGRDESAALNTRRLALPGRLAERTAANISGAAEQGAALKQSYQDVVAAQSAWRQNATQSTGKTAAANDAVAGLDSTSAATGKTRFRTRQEFVDTMMPMAEAAAKRLGVDPKYLVAQAALETGWGKHMVKQADGSNSNNLFGIKSHGWDGGSATAVTQEFVNGKAVKETEKFRTYDSFADSFHDYVNFLQSNDRYDKALSTNGNSERFMQGLQQAGYATDPQYARKVIQIARNMNTYQTVASLGGPSSRG; from the coding sequence ATGGAATCTCGTCTGGGTGGCAACTACGGTAACGTCAAGGATTCGGGGGCCTTCACCGACCTGAATCGGTTGGCCCAGATGAAGGGTAAGGATCGCGACAGCGCGGAAAACGTCAAGAAGGTCGCGGGCGAATTCGAGTCGCTGTTCCTGAACCAGATGCTCAAGTCCATGCGCAGCGCCAACCAGGCACTGGCGGACAAGGACAGCCCCTTTTCCAGCGAGACCACCAAGCAGTACCAGGACATGTACGACCAGCAACTGGCCGTGTCGCTGTCGCGCGACGGCGGCGGTATCGGCCTGGCCAATGTCCTGGAGCGGCAGCTGAGCAAGACCACGCACCCCTCGGCACGTCCCAATCCCTTCGCTCAGGTGGGCCAGGCCGCGCCGACCGAAAGCCAGCTGGCCGCTGGTCGCAATGCCAAGCTGAACGAGGCCGGTAGTCGCGGTCTGACGCCGGCGGCCACCACGGCTTCCGGGCGTGACGAGTCCGCTGCGCTCAACACTCGCCGCCTGGCCTTGCCCGGGCGCCTGGCCGAGCGTACGGCCGCCAACATTTCCGGCGCGGCGGAGCAGGGCGCCGCTCTCAAGCAGAGTTACCAGGACGTGGTCGCTGCGCAGAGCGCCTGGCGCCAGAACGCTACCCAGTCGACCGGTAAGACGGCTGCCGCGAACGATGCCGTGGCCGGCCTCGACAGCACCTCGGCCGCCACCGGCAAGACGCGCTTTCGCACCCGTCAGGAATTCGTCGACACCATGATGCCGATGGCCGAAGCCGCGGCGAAGCGCCTGGGCGTCGATCCCAAGTACCTGGTGGCCCAGGCCGCGCTGGAGACGGGCTGGGGTAAGCACATGGTCAAGCAGGCCGATGGCAGCAACAGCAATAACCTGTTCGGCATCAAGTCCCACGGCTGGGACGGCGGCAGCGCCACGGCCGTGACCCAGGAGTTCGTCAATGGCAAGGCGGTGAAGGAGACCGAGAAATTCCGCACCTACGACTCCTTCGCCGACAGCTTCCATGACTACGTGAACTTCCTGCAGAGCAACGACCGCTACGACAAGGCGCTCTCCACCAATGGCAATTCCGAGCGCTTCATGCAGGGGCTGCAACAGGCCGGTTATGCCACCGACCCGCAATACGCCCGCAAGGTGATCCAGATCGCTCGCAACATGAACACCTACCAGACCGTCGCCTCCCTGGGCGGTCCGTCGTCGCGGGGCTGA
- a CDS encoding flagellar basal body P-ring protein FlgI, with amino-acid sequence MSAMFKTLIVAVALALVMPLAQADRLKDIADIQGVRTNQLIGYGLVVGLPGTGDQTTQTPFTVQTFNNMLAQFGIKVPPGTTAQLKNVAAVSIHADLPAFAKPGQTIDITVSSIGNAKSLRGGSLLLSPLKGIDGQIYAVAQGNLVVGGFDAEGRDGSKITVNVPSSGRIPNGATVERPVPSGFDQGNSIVLDLKRSDFTTAKRVVDKINETLGAGVASAIDAGSIRVTAPVDPSQRVDYMSILENMEVDPGQAVAKVIVNSRTGTIVIGQNVKVSPAAVTQGSLTVTISEDPQVSQPDPLSGGQTVVTPKSTVKAKQEAKPMFKFGPGTTLDEIVRAVNQVGAAPSDLVAILEALKQAGALQADLIVI; translated from the coding sequence ATGAGCGCCATGTTCAAGACTCTCATCGTTGCAGTTGCCCTGGCCCTGGTCATGCCCCTGGCCCAGGCGGATCGTCTCAAGGACATCGCCGACATCCAGGGCGTGCGGACCAACCAACTGATCGGCTATGGCCTGGTGGTGGGCTTGCCGGGTACCGGTGACCAGACCACCCAGACGCCGTTCACCGTCCAGACCTTCAACAACATGCTCGCCCAGTTCGGCATCAAGGTGCCGCCGGGTACCACGGCGCAGCTCAAGAACGTGGCGGCGGTCTCCATCCATGCCGACCTGCCGGCCTTCGCCAAGCCGGGCCAGACCATCGACATCACGGTGTCCTCCATCGGCAACGCCAAGAGCCTGCGCGGCGGCAGCCTGCTGCTGTCGCCGCTCAAGGGCATCGACGGCCAGATCTATGCCGTCGCTCAAGGCAACCTGGTGGTGGGTGGTTTTGACGCCGAAGGTCGCGATGGCTCGAAGATCACCGTCAACGTTCCGTCGTCCGGGCGCATTCCAAACGGCGCGACCGTCGAGCGACCGGTGCCGAGCGGTTTCGATCAGGGCAATAGCATCGTCCTAGACCTCAAGCGCAGTGACTTCACCACGGCCAAGCGGGTGGTCGACAAGATCAACGAGACACTTGGCGCGGGGGTTGCATCCGCTATCGATGCCGGGTCGATTCGCGTCACGGCACCGGTGGATCCCAGCCAGCGCGTCGACTACATGTCGATCCTGGAGAACATGGAAGTGGACCCGGGGCAGGCGGTGGCCAAGGTCATCGTCAACTCCCGTACCGGGACCATCGTCATCGGCCAGAACGTCAAGGTCTCGCCGGCCGCGGTCACCCAAGGCAGCTTGACCGTGACCATCAGCGAAGACCCTCAGGTCAGCCAACCCGATCCCTTGTCGGGTGGCCAGACGGTGGTGACGCCCAAGTCGACCGTCAAGGCCAAACAGGAGGCGAAGCCGATGTTCAAGTTCGGGCCGGGTACCACGCTGGATGAGATCGTGAGGGCGGTGAATCAGGTGGGCGCGGCGCCCAGCGACCTGGTCGCCATTCTCGAAGCGTTGAAACAGGCCGGCGCCTTGCAGGCTGATCTGATCGTAATTTAA
- the flgC gene encoding flagellar basal body rod protein FlgC has translation MSLSSLFNIAGSGMSAQNVRLNTVASNMANADSVSSSVDKTYKARHPVFATQLNAAQGGDSLFDDQGQAGVGVEVKGIVEDPSEVQKRYEPNHPMADKDGYVYYPNVNVVEEMADMISASRAFQTNAEMMNTAKQMMQKVLTLGQ, from the coding sequence ATGTCCTTGAGTTCGCTGTTCAACATCGCCGGTAGTGGGATGAGCGCCCAGAACGTTCGCCTGAATACCGTGGCCAGCAACATGGCCAACGCCGACTCCGTCTCCTCCAGTGTCGACAAGACCTACAAGGCGCGGCATCCGGTGTTCGCCACCCAGCTCAATGCCGCCCAGGGCGGCGACTCGCTGTTCGACGACCAGGGCCAGGCCGGGGTCGGGGTGGAGGTGAAGGGCATCGTCGAGGATCCGAGCGAAGTGCAGAAGCGCTACGAGCCCAACCATCCCATGGCGGACAAGGACGGCTACGTCTATTACCCGAACGTGAACGTGGTGGAAGAGATGGCTGACATGATTTCCGCCAGTCGCGCCTTCCAGACCAATGCGGAAATGATGAATACCGCCAAACAGATGATGCAGAAGGTACTGACCCTGGGTCAGTAA
- the flgE gene encoding flagellar hook protein FlgE, with translation MSFNIGLSGIKAASSDLNITGNNIANASTVGFKQSRAEFQDLYAASVLGTGKNAQGSGVLLGNVGQLFNQGTIDYTQNALDMGINGNGFFMTSNNGAIQYTRAGYFGTDKDGYIVDNNNYRLQGYTTNAQGLLQPGVRSDLRVETASQAPKPTSSMKQTVNLNSTNTTPTTTPFNPSDPTSYNSSTSVNIYDSQGNAHVLSQYFVKDSNNSWTMNVLIDGRNPGDPTKEDATTKIATPYTVKLPFTSSGALDGANITSTNLTKVNNASSGAFEGVLNLKDWVPAISNGGTPAVWSSNGAKANAAGITIDMRGSTQYSSSFAVTSVNQDGYTTGQLSGLEVDDTGQIFARYTNGQSKVQGQVILANFANVQGLTPMGKTSWVESAGSGQPVVGTPRSGTLGALQAGALESSNVDISSQLVNMIVAQRNYQANAKTIETENAITQTIINLR, from the coding sequence ATGTCTTTCAATATCGGTTTGAGCGGCATCAAGGCCGCGTCCAGTGATCTCAACATCACCGGCAACAACATCGCCAATGCCAGTACCGTGGGCTTCAAGCAGTCGCGCGCCGAGTTCCAGGATCTCTATGCCGCCTCGGTGCTGGGTACCGGCAAGAATGCCCAGGGCAGTGGTGTGCTGCTCGGCAACGTCGGCCAGCTGTTCAACCAGGGCACCATCGACTACACCCAGAATGCGCTGGACATGGGTATCAATGGCAACGGTTTCTTCATGACCAGCAATAACGGGGCTATTCAATACACTCGGGCAGGTTATTTCGGCACGGATAAGGACGGTTACATCGTCGATAACAACAACTATCGGCTGCAGGGTTACACCACCAATGCCCAGGGTCTGCTGCAGCCGGGTGTGCGAAGTGATCTGCGGGTAGAGACGGCGAGCCAGGCGCCCAAGCCCACCAGTTCCATGAAGCAAACCGTGAACCTGAATTCGACCAATACGACTCCCACGACGACACCGTTCAACCCTTCGGATCCCACCAGCTACAACTCCTCCACCTCGGTGAACATCTACGACAGTCAGGGTAATGCCCACGTGCTGTCGCAATATTTCGTCAAGGACAGCAACAACAGCTGGACCATGAACGTGCTGATCGATGGTCGTAATCCAGGGGATCCGACTAAGGAGGACGCCACCACCAAGATCGCGACGCCTTATACCGTGAAGCTACCCTTCACCAGTAGTGGTGCTTTGGATGGGGCCAACATTACCTCGACCAATTTGACCAAGGTCAACAATGCGTCCTCGGGCGCCTTCGAGGGCGTACTCAATCTGAAGGACTGGGTTCCAGCAATCTCCAATGGCGGTACGCCCGCGGTCTGGTCGTCGAACGGTGCCAAAGCCAACGCTGCGGGTATCACGATCGATATGCGTGGGTCCACTCAGTACAGCAGCTCCTTCGCTGTTACCAGCGTCAATCAGGATGGTTACACCACTGGCCAATTGTCTGGCTTGGAAGTCGATGACACCGGGCAGATCTTCGCGCGTTACACCAATGGCCAGTCCAAGGTGCAGGGACAGGTCATTCTGGCCAACTTCGCCAATGTCCAGGGTTTGACGCCAATGGGTAAGACTTCTTGGGTCGAGTCGGCAGGGTCGGGTCAGCCAGTGGTAGGAACGCCGCGCTCTGGCACCTTGGGTGCGCTGCAGGCAGGTGCGTTGGAGTCGTCCAACGTCGATATCTCCAGCCAGTTGGTCAACATGATCGTGGCGCAGCGCAACTACCAGGCCAACGCCAAGACCATCGAGACCGAGAACGCCATCACCCAAACGATCATCAACCTGCGTTGA
- the flgG gene encoding flagellar basal-body rod protein FlgG, whose translation MMSSLWVAKTGLSAQDMNLTTISNNLANVSTTGFKRDRAEFQDLLYQIRRQPGAQSTQDNQLPSGLQLGTGVRIVGTQKNFTEGSLQTTDQPLDMAINGDGFFQVTMPDGTINYTRDGTFHLNADGQVVTANGFALQPAIVLPADTKTFTVGQDGTVSVTTAGQPAPQVIGNLQIAQFVNPGGLQAVGQNLFSETASSGAPQVGTPGLNGLGTVLQSTLENSNVSTVEELVNMITTQRAYEMNSKVISTADQMLGFVTQQL comes from the coding sequence ATGATGTCGTCACTGTGGGTCGCCAAGACCGGTCTGTCCGCCCAGGACATGAACCTCACCACCATTTCCAACAACCTGGCCAACGTCTCCACCACCGGCTTCAAGCGCGATCGTGCCGAGTTCCAGGATCTGCTGTACCAGATCCGTCGCCAGCCGGGTGCCCAGTCCACTCAGGACAACCAACTGCCCTCCGGCCTGCAGCTGGGTACCGGTGTGCGCATCGTCGGCACCCAGAAGAATTTCACCGAAGGTTCGCTGCAGACCACCGACCAGCCGCTGGACATGGCCATCAACGGCGATGGTTTCTTCCAGGTGACCATGCCCGACGGGACCATCAACTACACCCGTGACGGCACCTTCCACCTGAATGCCGATGGCCAGGTGGTCACAGCCAATGGCTTTGCGCTGCAGCCGGCCATCGTGCTGCCGGCCGACACCAAGACCTTCACCGTCGGGCAGGATGGCACCGTGTCGGTCACCACCGCCGGCCAGCCCGCGCCGCAGGTCATCGGCAATCTGCAGATCGCTCAGTTCGTCAATCCGGGCGGTCTCCAGGCCGTGGGCCAGAACCTGTTCAGCGAGACCGCCTCCAGCGGTGCGCCCCAGGTCGGTACTCCGGGTCTGAACGGCCTCGGCACCGTGCTGCAGAGCACCCTGGAAAACTCCAACGTGAGCACCGTCGAGGAGCTGGTGAACATGATCACCACCCAGCGCGCCTACGAGATGAATTCCAAGGTCATTTCCACTGCCGATCAGATGCTCGGCTTCGTTACCCAGCAGCTTTAA
- the flgD gene encoding flagellar hook assembly protein FlgD — protein sequence MAISTTNSTAQSVLDKYSVNKTSTTSDSSTSASGTKKTSQLGKDEFLKLMVAQMNHQNPLEPQGNGEFIAQLAQFSTVEGITNLNTSVSSILSGSQSSQALQASTLVGRKVIVDTDKVKVDTSTNFKGAMSLTASSPNVWVNVYNESGSQVNRLNLGQQSSGLVNFTWDGTNADGKKLDAGTYRFEAQASVDGKTEAMKTSLPANVDSVTLGQNGGEMTLNLAGIGSIGISKVQAVGQ from the coding sequence ATGGCTATCAGTACCACCAATTCCACCGCGCAGTCGGTATTGGACAAGTACTCGGTCAACAAGACGAGCACGACGTCCGACAGCAGTACCAGTGCCAGCGGGACCAAGAAGACCAGCCAGCTCGGCAAGGACGAGTTCCTCAAGCTGATGGTCGCCCAGATGAATCACCAGAATCCGTTGGAGCCGCAGGGCAACGGTGAATTCATCGCGCAACTGGCGCAATTCAGTACTGTCGAGGGCATCACCAACCTCAATACCAGTGTGAGTTCGATCCTGTCCGGCAGCCAGTCGTCCCAGGCGCTACAGGCTTCCACCTTGGTAGGGCGAAAGGTGATCGTCGATACCGACAAGGTGAAGGTGGATACCAGCACGAACTTCAAAGGTGCGATGAGTTTGACCGCATCCAGTCCCAACGTCTGGGTCAACGTGTACAACGAAAGCGGCAGTCAGGTGAATCGTCTGAACCTCGGCCAACAGTCCAGCGGTCTGGTGAACTTCACCTGGGATGGTACCAACGCTGACGGCAAGAAGTTGGATGCTGGCACCTATCGTTTCGAGGCCCAGGCCAGCGTGGATGGCAAGACTGAAGCCATGAAAACCAGCTTACCGGCCAATGTCGACAGTGTGACGCTGGGGCAGAACGGCGGCGAAATGACACTCAACCTTGCCGGCATCGGCAGCATCGGCATCTCCAAAGTCCAGGCGGTCGGCCAGTAA